A genome region from Myroides fluvii includes the following:
- the fabF gene encoding beta-ketoacyl-ACP synthase II — protein MKRVVITGLGAITPLGNNVDAFWNKAIQGKSGAASITHFDATHFKTKFACEVKGFDPLLYFTKPESRKMDLFTQYAIAASEECISDAQLNWEQINRHRFGAIIATGIGGLETLEEEILNFGKDTTQPRFNPFFITKMISNMAAGQISIRYGLKGISYAVASACAASNNAIGSAFDAIRLGRADLILAGGTEATICQSAIAGFNAMKALSTANEYPSQASRPFDAHRTGFVAGEGAGILLLEELEHAQKRGAKIYCELVGYGSASDAYHVAATHPEGEGAIAAMQQALTDAGLQAQAVDYINAHATSTPVGDISECKAIEHLFKDHLSQLHVSATKSMTGHLLGAAGAIESILCIKSITEGMIPPTINLDTLDPAISEALNLTPNVAQHKVVKVAMNNTFGFGGHTSSVIFKKLEVDAR, from the coding sequence ATGAAAAGAGTTGTTATTACGGGCTTAGGTGCTATTACGCCTTTAGGAAATAATGTAGATGCGTTCTGGAACAAGGCCATTCAAGGAAAAAGTGGAGCTGCATCGATCACGCATTTTGATGCTACTCATTTTAAAACCAAATTTGCTTGTGAAGTAAAAGGATTTGATCCTTTGCTCTATTTTACTAAGCCTGAATCGAGAAAAATGGATTTATTTACGCAATATGCTATTGCGGCTAGTGAAGAATGTATCTCGGATGCTCAATTAAATTGGGAGCAGATCAATCGCCATCGATTTGGAGCAATTATCGCTACGGGAATTGGCGGTTTAGAAACGTTAGAAGAGGAAATATTGAATTTTGGAAAAGATACAACTCAACCTCGATTTAATCCTTTCTTTATTACCAAGATGATTTCGAATATGGCAGCAGGGCAAATTTCTATCCGCTATGGTTTAAAGGGAATTAGCTATGCCGTAGCTTCAGCTTGTGCTGCGTCAAATAACGCAATTGGCAGTGCTTTTGATGCTATTCGCTTAGGCAGAGCAGATTTAATCTTAGCAGGAGGAACGGAAGCTACGATTTGCCAATCGGCTATTGCAGGGTTTAATGCGATGAAAGCTTTATCTACGGCCAATGAATATCCAAGCCAAGCATCTCGTCCTTTTGATGCCCACCGAACAGGATTTGTGGCGGGTGAAGGAGCTGGTATTTTATTGCTGGAGGAACTAGAGCACGCGCAAAAAAGAGGAGCTAAGATTTACTGTGAGTTAGTTGGTTATGGCTCTGCCTCTGATGCCTATCACGTGGCGGCAACACATCCCGAAGGAGAAGGAGCAATTGCAGCGATGCAACAAGCTTTAACTGACGCAGGCCTCCAGGCACAAGCGGTCGATTATATTAACGCTCATGCAACTTCTACTCCAGTTGGAGATATTAGTGAATGCAAAGCGATAGAACATCTTTTTAAAGACCATCTTAGCCAACTGCATGTGAGTGCCACCAAATCCATGACAGGGCATCTCCTTGGAGCAGCGGGTGCTATAGAATCAATTTTGTGTATTAAGAGTATAACGGAGGGAATGATTCCACCTACGATTAATTTAGATACTTTGGATCCCGCAATTAGTGAGGCCTTAAATTTAACGCCTAATGTTGCTCAGCATAAAGTGGTTAAGGTTGCTATGAATAATACTTTTGGTTTTGGGGGACATACCTCAAGTGTTATTTTTAAGAAATTAGAAGTGGATGCAAGGTGA
- a CDS encoding DUF4269 domain-containing protein has protein sequence MDFSTITYLKTEPAFAKLLGLTGDPYESLLLCPLKISEPKG, from the coding sequence ATTGATTTTAGTACCATCACCTATTTAAAAACGGAACCCGCCTTTGCAAAACTCTTAGGATTAACAGGTGATCCCTATGAAAGCTTACTTTTGTGTCCCTTAAAAATTAGTGAACCAAAGGGATAA
- a CDS encoding GNAT family N-acetyltransferase, whose amino-acid sequence MATIIETDRLIIREITKEDAPGIYNLDSDERVVKYVGSMVITSMEEANEIIEFIQKQYADFGVGRWAIIEKNTGEFIGWCGFKLVENGLNGLREYLDLAYRFRFDAWGKGYATEATKACLDYAAKHFKQHPIFAVSEVENESSIRVLGKIGFHAAYTFDLDGVDHYWYMRE is encoded by the coding sequence ATGGCGACAATTATTGAAACAGATCGTTTGATCATTCGAGAGATAACAAAAGAAGATGCACCGGGAATTTACAATTTAGACAGTGACGAGCGCGTAGTAAAATATGTGGGAAGTATGGTTATTACTTCGATGGAGGAAGCAAATGAAATCATTGAATTTATTCAAAAACAATACGCTGATTTTGGCGTTGGACGTTGGGCAATTATTGAAAAGAACACGGGGGAGTTTATCGGTTGGTGTGGGTTTAAATTAGTTGAAAATGGTTTAAACGGCCTGCGTGAATATTTAGATTTAGCGTATCGTTTTCGATTTGATGCCTGGGGAAAAGGCTATGCAACTGAAGCGACAAAGGCATGCTTAGATTATGCTGCTAAGCACTTCAAACAACACCCCATCTTTGCCGTTTCTGAAGTGGAGAATGAAAGCTCTATACGCGTGTTGGGTAAAATTGGCTTTCACGCTGCTTATACTTTTGATCTGGATGGCGTTGATCACTATTGGTACATGAGAGAATAA
- a CDS encoding alpha/beta hydrolase, producing the protein MEKVVGALVNLLSLYSMQSAVYWVHRLFATPRKGKLKPQQLPVFLQQAHVDFFWYKNEKVYTYQWNVEAKDKPLLLLIHGWESNSARWEALYTYLGSTFQFVALDAPSLGMSKGKNLSVKNYQEVIALALNTFKPQFVVGHSLGAFALFQQLGEGNYPWIKKVVLMGAFDRFEVILSHYYNLLGYSKRLRGAYHHYIEHLINKPLSTYCSADAVPFVDSPVLCIHDLQDPQVSYEEAASFHRALLQKNNLVVSTTNLGHSLQDEAVFKTIQAFFS; encoded by the coding sequence ATGGAAAAAGTAGTAGGAGCTTTAGTGAATCTTCTTAGTTTATACTCGATGCAGTCAGCCGTGTACTGGGTGCATAGACTCTTTGCTACTCCGCGAAAAGGAAAATTGAAACCCCAACAGCTTCCAGTATTTTTACAACAAGCGCATGTAGACTTTTTTTGGTATAAGAATGAAAAGGTCTATACCTATCAATGGAATGTCGAGGCTAAGGATAAACCCTTGCTATTGCTTATTCACGGATGGGAGAGCAATAGCGCACGATGGGAAGCCTTATACACATACCTAGGGAGTACATTTCAATTTGTAGCTTTGGATGCCCCTAGTTTAGGGATGAGCAAGGGGAAAAATCTCAGTGTCAAAAACTATCAAGAAGTCATCGCTCTTGCATTGAATACCTTCAAGCCTCAGTTTGTAGTTGGGCATTCTCTAGGAGCATTTGCCCTTTTTCAGCAATTAGGTGAAGGCAACTATCCTTGGATTAAAAAGGTAGTTCTCATGGGAGCCTTTGATCGCTTTGAGGTGATCTTGTCCCATTATTACAATTTATTAGGGTACTCCAAACGCCTAAGAGGGGCTTATCACCACTATATTGAACACTTAATTAATAAACCTTTATCCACGTATTGCAGTGCGGATGCTGTTCCTTTTGTAGATAGCCCTGTATTGTGTATACACGATCTTCAAGACCCTCAAGTGTCTTACGAAGAAGCAGCAAGTTTTCATCGTGCTTTACTGCAAAAAAATAACCTAGTAGTTTCTACAACTAATTTGGGACATAGCCTGCAAGATGAGGCTGTTTTTAAAACAATTCAAGCGTTTTTTAGCTAG
- a CDS encoding DMT family transporter produces the protein MKNFLFLLIAIVSEVIATSALKASHEFTKIIPSIITVTMYAVAFYFLSLTLRTIPVGIAYAIWSGIGIVLVTVVAILVYGQKPDVPAIIGMAFIILGVIIINLFSKMNAH, from the coding sequence GTGAAAAACTTTCTTTTCTTACTTATTGCTATCGTTAGTGAGGTAATCGCAACTAGTGCCCTAAAAGCATCCCATGAGTTTACCAAAATTATTCCAAGTATTATTACAGTAACAATGTATGCGGTAGCTTTTTATTTTTTGAGCTTAACGCTTCGTACCATTCCTGTTGGAATCGCGTATGCTATTTGGTCTGGAATAGGAATCGTATTAGTCACCGTTGTCGCAATTCTTGTCTACGGTCAAAAACCAGATGTACCCGCAATTATCGGTATGGCTTTTATTATTTTAGGGGTGATTATCATTAATTTATTTTCTAAAATGAATGCACATTAA
- a CDS encoding zinc ribbon domain-containing protein: MTKKKELTVEEKLRALYDLQLIDSRIDEIRNMRGELPLEVEDLKDEVAGLNKRLEKLHVDLNSIESGIKDKKNAIEEFKEAIKKYTEQQNEVKNNREFNSLEKEIEFQKLEIELAEKHIREMKVSIENKKSNIAQTEERLTARNEHLTHIEAELKNIMSETEREEQTLLTKSDEFKQDIEERLLNAYMRIRAGVKNGLAVVSIERGASVGSYFTIPPQTQVEIAARKKIITDEHSGRILVDSALAEEERDKIDAIIASLK, from the coding sequence ATGACAAAGAAAAAAGAATTAACGGTTGAAGAGAAATTAAGAGCGCTTTACGACTTACAATTGATTGACTCAAGAATCGATGAAATCAGAAATATGAGAGGAGAGCTACCTCTTGAAGTTGAAGATCTAAAAGACGAAGTTGCTGGACTTAACAAACGCTTAGAGAAACTTCATGTAGATTTAAATAGCATCGAAAGTGGCATTAAAGACAAAAAGAATGCCATTGAAGAATTTAAAGAAGCTATTAAAAAGTACACGGAGCAACAAAACGAAGTGAAAAACAACAGAGAATTCAACTCTTTAGAAAAAGAAATTGAATTTCAGAAGTTAGAAATCGAACTTGCCGAAAAACACATCCGTGAAATGAAAGTGAGTATTGAGAATAAAAAGAGCAATATTGCACAAACAGAAGAGCGTTTAACTGCACGTAATGAACACTTGACTCACATTGAGGCAGAGTTGAAAAACATTATGTCAGAAACAGAACGTGAAGAGCAAACATTGTTAACTAAATCGGACGAATTCAAACAAGATATCGAAGAGCGTTTATTGAATGCTTATATGAGAATCAGAGCTGGAGTAAAAAATGGATTAGCCGTTGTTTCGATTGAAAGAGGAGCTTCTGTAGGATCATATTTTACAATTCCTCCGCAAACACAAGTTGAAATTGCAGCTCGTAAGAAAATCATCACCGATGAGCACAGTGGACGTATTCTTGTTGATAGCGCTTTAGCTGAAGAAGAAAGAGATAAAATCGATGCGATCATCGCAAGTTTAAAATAA
- a CDS encoding mechanosensitive ion channel family protein, translating to MKQNPLNFRFFILLLFLLLETFAFATGKNKKTATTAAEKVEAVQPAFIVLEKTPVVVMHDTLFNVYGNIGSFTSKQRAKSIEKKIASLVDNYLFEGDSIKLVDTGNYLNLMYENEILMSVDTIQATQENKTKILAAQFYKNKIIATVEEQQHSMSWQQVLLQIAGTIGIIIAEIFIIKYIYYWYRRVKVMIWKQRGKKIKGMFGIIDDHRAMLTTISMAKVVRFLIVLIFLYFGLLAVFKLFPFTKHISDQLLDYVMSPLKAVGRSVKAYMPKLFTILVIVFIFKYIQKFVRSLAEKIATNKITIKGFYPDWAFPTYNIISALMFIFMFILIFPYLPNSDSSIFQGVSVFAGIVLSLGSTSVIGNLVAGLVITYMRPFKIGDRIKLGEYTGDVLEKTALVTRIKTPKNEIITIPNSNIMSAHTVNYSQSAKEHGLILHTSIAVGYDVPWQKVHEMLYEVANRTEHVLKRQKPFILQDQFRDFYVDYQLNVYIKEAKMTAKIYSDLRQHAQDVFAENNIEMASPHFIISRNVDGNHTTVPPKYVK from the coding sequence ATGAAACAGAATCCCTTAAATTTTCGTTTTTTTATTCTACTGCTTTTTTTGCTTTTAGAAACTTTTGCTTTTGCTACGGGTAAAAACAAAAAAACAGCAACTACAGCAGCAGAAAAAGTTGAGGCTGTGCAACCTGCGTTTATTGTGTTAGAAAAAACACCTGTCGTAGTGATGCATGATACGCTGTTCAATGTCTATGGAAATATTGGGTCCTTTACTTCTAAACAACGCGCAAAATCAATCGAAAAAAAGATTGCTTCCTTGGTGGATAACTATCTGTTTGAAGGTGATTCTATCAAATTAGTGGATACGGGTAATTATTTGAACTTGATGTATGAGAACGAGATTTTAATGAGTGTAGATACCATTCAAGCCACACAAGAAAATAAAACCAAAATTCTAGCCGCACAGTTTTATAAGAACAAGATTATCGCTACTGTTGAAGAACAACAACACAGCATGAGTTGGCAACAAGTGCTCTTGCAAATTGCGGGTACAATCGGAATCATCATTGCGGAAATATTTATCATCAAATACATCTACTACTGGTATAGAAGAGTTAAAGTGATGATCTGGAAACAACGCGGTAAGAAAATTAAGGGAATGTTCGGTATCATTGACGATCATCGAGCCATGTTGACCACAATTTCAATGGCAAAAGTAGTTCGTTTCCTTATTGTATTGATTTTTCTCTACTTTGGATTACTAGCCGTATTTAAACTTTTCCCCTTTACCAAACACATTTCCGATCAGTTGTTAGACTATGTCATGTCTCCACTAAAAGCAGTAGGAAGAAGCGTCAAAGCTTATATGCCTAAGTTGTTTACCATCTTAGTGATTGTGTTTATATTTAAGTATATACAAAAATTTGTACGCTCCTTAGCTGAAAAAATAGCTACGAATAAGATTACCATTAAAGGATTTTATCCCGATTGGGCATTTCCTACTTACAATATCATTAGTGCCTTGATGTTTATATTCATGTTCATTTTGATATTTCCATATTTGCCCAACTCTGACTCTTCTATATTTCAAGGAGTATCCGTATTTGCGGGGATTGTTTTATCTTTAGGATCAACTTCAGTGATTGGAAACTTAGTCGCTGGATTGGTGATTACCTATATGCGCCCGTTTAAAATTGGCGATCGCATTAAATTAGGAGAGTATACTGGTGATGTTTTAGAAAAAACGGCCTTGGTTACCCGTATTAAAACCCCTAAAAATGAGATTATTACCATACCGAATTCTAATATTATGTCGGCTCATACGGTGAATTACTCTCAATCAGCCAAAGAACATGGGCTAATTTTACATACAAGCATTGCTGTTGGTTATGATGTGCCTTGGCAAAAAGTACACGAAATGTTGTACGAAGTAGCTAATCGTACGGAACACGTATTGAAACGCCAAAAACCATTTATCTTACAAGATCAATTCAGAGATTTTTATGTGGATTACCAATTGAACGTGTATATTAAGGAAGCAAAAATGACAGCTAAGATTTATTCAGATTTACGTCAACATGCCCAAGATGTTTTTGCAGAAAACAATATCGAAATGGCCTCTCCTCACTTTATTATTAGTCGAAATGTAGATGGAAATCACACAACAGTTCCACCGAAGTATGTGAAATAG
- the rluF gene encoding 23S rRNA pseudouridine(2604) synthase RluF yields the protein MENQETRLNKYLSEVGFCSRREADRLIEEGRITVNGKVPELGLKVTDADEIRVNGKLIRQTDEDFVYLAFNKPVGIECTTNKKVRENIVDYIHYPKRIFPVGRLDKDSEGLILMTNDGDIVNKILRQKNNHEKEYIVTVNKPLTDRFIQRMGQGVPILDTITKECRVERISRFVFRIFLTQGLNRQIRRMCEYFDYDVVALKRIRIINISLDVPVGQYREITAAELAELNRLIEPSSKTEEASLAQEQTNQHSQHSTEHTAQQGERKPKKKFERERNNSKKAGPTLRNERISRRREN from the coding sequence ATGGAAAATCAAGAAACGCGTTTAAATAAATATTTATCAGAAGTTGGCTTTTGTTCAAGAAGAGAAGCGGATCGATTAATCGAAGAAGGACGCATTACAGTCAACGGAAAAGTACCCGAATTGGGATTGAAGGTTACCGATGCAGATGAAATCCGCGTGAATGGCAAACTGATTCGCCAGACCGATGAGGACTTTGTTTATTTAGCTTTCAATAAACCCGTAGGGATTGAATGTACAACCAATAAGAAAGTAAGAGAAAATATCGTAGACTATATCCATTATCCAAAGCGTATTTTCCCTGTGGGACGCTTGGATAAAGACAGTGAAGGCTTAATCCTCATGACCAATGACGGTGATATTGTCAATAAAATCCTACGTCAAAAAAACAACCACGAAAAAGAATACATCGTAACGGTGAATAAACCCCTCACGGATCGCTTTATTCAGCGCATGGGACAAGGTGTACCTATCCTGGATACTATCACTAAAGAATGTAGAGTGGAACGAATCAGCCGCTTTGTGTTTCGAATCTTTTTAACCCAAGGATTAAACCGACAAATTCGACGCATGTGTGAGTATTTTGATTATGATGTGGTTGCTTTAAAACGCATTCGAATTATCAATATTAGCCTTGACGTTCCTGTTGGACAATATCGCGAAATTACCGCTGCAGAATTAGCCGAATTAAATCGTTTAATCGAACCTTCAAGTAAAACTGAAGAAGCGAGCTTGGCTCAAGAGCAAACCAACCAACATAGTCAGCATTCAACCGAACATACAGCCCAACAAGGCGAAAGAAAACCCAAGAAAAAGTTCGAAAGAGAGCGAAACAATTCAAAAAAAGCAGGTCCAACCTTGCGAAATGAAAGAATTTCAAGAAGAAGAGAGAATTAA
- a CDS encoding DUF4374 domain-containing protein, protein MKRRVLSTVVLAFLVSAFTLTSCSSDDNSKPGGSEEEEVIDDGERNQEDLIGTKYIVGASASKTNLLLEVDDLKQGSISVRGNGQVALGKNIYMFKDLRAYVFEYRKGDPSGMQSWMLNKDLRLQQNTLVDLPNREEFITQFGRFMISTTGGITLDNGKKAQAFNFINGVTGGIEFTSFVNVENIAETGEYANFAGLEDIGNDRFVMAIEPFKITANSDDDNTSAFRDRVWLAIFKLDMSQAPENRVVLENVVKDDRMSFAVARYRSSRVSTIGKGENGDIYVYSPSAMISKDKGAFSTKPSAVLKFDKNTLKFDPAYYFNLEAKSGGHKVYKVYAIGKDQFILNMFAHADQAWNMAPANKLALFNAKTGDFKWIEGLDTPESIAEIGAPYVEGNEVFVPITASAKSYVYLLNRTTATFTKGLEIKDLGDGTVGNVVKINAYK, encoded by the coding sequence ATGAAAAGAAGAGTTCTATCTACCGTAGTATTAGCTTTTTTAGTTAGTGCATTTACCTTGACAAGCTGTTCAAGTGACGATAATTCAAAACCAGGAGGAAGTGAGGAAGAGGAGGTAATCGATGATGGCGAAAGAAATCAGGAAGATTTAATAGGTACAAAATATATAGTGGGTGCAAGTGCCTCTAAAACTAACTTATTGTTAGAAGTAGATGATTTAAAACAAGGGTCAATCAGTGTAAGGGGGAATGGGCAAGTAGCTTTAGGTAAAAATATCTATATGTTTAAGGACTTACGCGCTTATGTTTTCGAATATAGAAAAGGAGATCCTTCGGGAATGCAAAGTTGGATGTTAAACAAAGATTTGCGTTTGCAACAGAATACTTTGGTTGATTTACCGAATAGAGAAGAGTTTATTACGCAATTTGGAAGATTTATGATTTCTACAACAGGCGGAATCACCCTAGACAATGGTAAAAAAGCACAAGCTTTTAACTTTATTAATGGAGTTACTGGGGGAATTGAATTTACTTCATTTGTCAATGTAGAAAACATTGCCGAAACTGGTGAATATGCCAACTTTGCTGGTTTAGAAGATATTGGAAATGATCGTTTCGTCATGGCAATTGAACCATTTAAAATTACTGCTAATAGCGATGATGATAATACTTCAGCATTCAGAGATCGCGTGTGGTTGGCTATTTTTAAATTAGATATGTCACAAGCACCAGAAAACAGAGTGGTGTTGGAAAATGTAGTGAAAGATGACCGTATGAGTTTTGCGGTAGCTCGTTATAGATCAAGTCGTGTATCTACCATCGGAAAAGGAGAAAATGGCGATATTTACGTATACTCACCTTCTGCTATGATTAGCAAAGACAAAGGTGCATTCTCTACTAAACCTTCAGCTGTATTGAAATTCGACAAAAATACATTGAAATTCGATCCCGCATACTATTTCAATTTAGAAGCAAAATCAGGAGGACACAAAGTGTATAAAGTATATGCCATTGGTAAAGATCAGTTTATCTTGAATATGTTTGCCCATGCAGATCAAGCTTGGAATATGGCTCCTGCCAATAAATTAGCCTTATTCAATGCAAAAACAGGAGATTTTAAATGGATTGAAGGCTTAGATACTCCTGAATCAATTGCAGAAATTGGAGCTCCTTATGTAGAAGGTAATGAAGTGTTTGTACCAATTACAGCTTCTGCTAAATCCTATGTGTATCTGTTAAATAGAACCACAGCAACCTTTACAAAAGGACTCGAAATTAAAGATTTAGGTGATGGTACAGTTGGAAACGTTGTGAAAATAAACGCGTATAAATAA
- a CDS encoding TonB-dependent receptor codes for MRKFLLLTACILGQLFVAHAQQKPTIIAGVVQDEKGSPIDFATVILVDTKKSDLTNEQGAFKIKMGHGGTYKLKIQHVSYESTELNVQVEAGGQVNKRIVLKAKEAILDDVVLRVKSPVEKVRESAYNVIAIDAKPLYNSSLDVSGALDRVSGVKVRRDGAEGSDFTFSMNGFSGRHIRFFMDGVPMEGFGSEFKINNLPITMVDRIEVYKGVVPVEFGSDALGGAVNIITNKAKETKIDASFATGSFNTYKSHLNVSKVFDNGMTFQVNAFQNYSDNNYNVYVPVANLKTGVYSKEKQWVKRFNDRFQTATVVTKVGVIDKSYADRLLFGFTYGEGKKGVQTGTIMEKVFGQKKRRSVTIMPSLEYSKRNLFTEGLDVAITSTYNAGYNQNIDTSRYKYNWAGERIKTMKKGESGGGPSLVKFFDHNGSTTANVSYKVNDKHAFSLNNVIYYFNRKTEDPLAVKETESEKKSETTRRSLKNITALSYRYNILDNFNVSVFGKHYSIKHTYLSESTSVDKSGYGIAATYLWNDFQVKSSFEKTYRLPTDSELFGDGDMVWGNTDLKPEAGNNYNFNLSYSTVLDKVHAVFADAGFVYRKTEDYIRSNPYGSGSRASSVNIGGVESIGLNIEARYVYNDFLQLGGSLTTQNIRSKQKYAIGTSVANSYYNERIPNEPYFFGALDAGLLFKDLGKKGNNLNVGYNVRYIDHYSYDFSSIGVEPIWIPSQVVHDLSASYSMFNNTLHLTVEANNLFDKLAYDNYSFQKPGRSFMFKIRYSY; via the coding sequence ATGAGAAAATTCCTACTACTAACAGCATGTATTCTCGGTCAGCTATTTGTTGCTCATGCTCAACAAAAACCTACTATTATAGCTGGAGTCGTACAAGATGAGAAAGGAAGTCCTATTGATTTCGCAACCGTCATATTAGTCGATACCAAGAAAAGCGATTTGACCAATGAACAAGGAGCGTTCAAAATAAAAATGGGCCATGGCGGAACCTACAAACTCAAGATTCAACACGTTAGTTATGAGTCTACAGAGTTAAACGTACAAGTAGAAGCAGGGGGCCAAGTAAATAAGCGAATCGTCCTAAAAGCTAAGGAGGCTATTTTGGATGACGTTGTTTTACGCGTAAAGAGTCCAGTCGAAAAAGTAAGAGAATCAGCCTATAATGTAATTGCTATTGATGCGAAACCACTGTATAATTCTTCTTTGGATGTTTCAGGAGCGCTAGACCGCGTTTCGGGTGTCAAAGTGAGAAGAGATGGAGCTGAAGGTTCTGATTTTACGTTTTCGATGAACGGTTTCAGCGGTCGTCATATTCGGTTTTTTATGGATGGAGTTCCGATGGAGGGTTTTGGAAGTGAGTTTAAAATCAACAATCTCCCGATTACCATGGTGGATCGAATTGAAGTTTACAAGGGCGTTGTGCCAGTAGAATTTGGATCGGATGCTTTAGGGGGAGCGGTTAATATCATCACCAATAAAGCCAAAGAAACGAAAATAGATGCCTCTTTTGCTACGGGATCATTCAATACCTATAAAAGTCATCTGAATGTGAGTAAAGTATTTGATAACGGGATGACCTTTCAAGTGAATGCTTTTCAAAATTATTCCGATAACAATTACAATGTTTACGTCCCTGTAGCTAATTTAAAAACAGGGGTATATTCAAAAGAAAAACAATGGGTTAAACGATTCAATGATCGCTTTCAAACTGCGACAGTTGTCACCAAAGTAGGAGTGATAGATAAGTCGTATGCCGATCGTTTGTTATTTGGATTTACCTATGGAGAAGGAAAAAAGGGGGTGCAAACCGGAACGATTATGGAAAAGGTATTTGGACAGAAAAAACGCCGGTCTGTAACCATCATGCCTTCTTTGGAATATAGTAAGCGCAATTTATTTACAGAAGGATTAGATGTCGCAATAACATCAACCTACAATGCAGGGTACAATCAAAATATAGATACCTCAAGGTATAAATACAACTGGGCGGGTGAGCGCATCAAAACGATGAAAAAAGGAGAGTCTGGAGGAGGCCCTTCTTTAGTGAAGTTTTTTGATCACAATGGATCTACTACAGCTAATGTGAGCTATAAAGTAAATGATAAACATGCTTTTAGTTTAAATAATGTTATTTATTACTTCAATAGAAAAACGGAAGATCCGCTAGCTGTAAAAGAAACAGAAAGTGAGAAGAAAAGTGAAACGACACGCAGAAGCTTAAAAAATATTACAGCTTTATCCTACCGATACAACATACTGGATAATTTCAATGTATCCGTATTTGGCAAGCATTATTCCATCAAACATACCTATTTGAGTGAAAGCACAAGTGTAGACAAAAGTGGTTATGGGATTGCTGCCACTTATTTATGGAATGATTTTCAAGTAAAATCCTCTTTCGAAAAAACCTACCGTTTACCCACAGATAGTGAATTATTTGGAGATGGCGATATGGTATGGGGAAACACTGATTTAAAACCAGAAGCAGGAAATAATTACAATTTCAATTTAAGCTACTCAACAGTATTGGATAAGGTTCACGCCGTTTTTGCAGATGCTGGATTTGTATACCGAAAAACAGAAGATTATATCCGCAGCAACCCTTATGGATCAGGTTCTAGAGCTTCTAGTGTCAATATTGGAGGTGTTGAGAGTATCGGATTAAATATAGAAGCACGTTATGTTTACAATGATTTTTTACAACTAGGAGGAAGTTTAACTACGCAGAATATTAGAAGTAAACAAAAATATGCGATCGGTACTTCTGTTGCCAATTCTTATTATAACGAACGTATTCCGAATGAGCCTTATTTCTTTGGGGCCTTAGATGCAGGTCTTCTTTTTAAAGATTTAGGCAAAAAAGGCAACAATTTAAATGTAGGATATAACGTAAGATACATCGATCACTATAGCTATGACTTCAGCAGTATTGGTGTAGAGCCCATTTGGATTCCCTCTCAAGTTGTTCACGATCTAAGTGCTTCGTACAGTATGTTCAACAATACATTACACCTTACCGTAGAAGCAAATAATCTATTTGATAAACTCGCGTATGACAATTACAGCTTCCAAAAACCAGGCAGAAGTTTTATGTTTAAAATACGCTACAGCTATTAA
- a CDS encoding TetR/AcrR family transcriptional regulator: protein MSGTRERILELGEELILTKGYNGFSYQDISTALGIKNAAIHYYFASKENLGTSIVKTNIQRFEEMIANMDALQFDPSKKIETFIKIYIKSQRERKLCIVGALSTDIETLFPTTQVEVTKIVDLIVHWLAGVLMEGKKLKVFHFEEEEKQRAFLILSSLVASLQLSRVNKYVDYKGYCYSLLEQLK from the coding sequence ATGTCGGGAACTAGAGAACGCATTTTAGAGTTAGGAGAAGAATTAATCTTGACCAAGGGATATAATGGTTTTAGCTATCAAGATATTTCTACGGCTTTAGGGATTAAAAATGCGGCTATACATTACTATTTTGCGAGTAAGGAAAACTTGGGAACGAGTATTGTCAAAACGAATATTCAGCGTTTTGAAGAGATGATTGCCAACATGGATGCCTTGCAATTTGATCCCAGTAAAAAGATAGAAACGTTTATTAAAATCTATATTAAAAGTCAAAGAGAACGAAAACTCTGTATCGTTGGTGCTTTGTCAACGGATATTGAAACGTTATTTCCAACTACGCAAGTAGAAGTGACGAAAATTGTTGATTTAATCGTGCATTGGTTAGCTGGAGTTTTGATGGAAGGAAAGAAGTTAAAGGTTTTTCATTTTGAAGAAGAAGAAAAACAACGTGCTTTTTTAATCTTGTCAAGTTTGGTGGCTAGTTTACAATTGTCAAGAGTAAATAAATATGTTGATTACAAAGGATATTGTTATTCTCTCTTGGAACAATTGAAATAA